A genomic segment from Limosilactobacillus sp. encodes:
- the coaE gene encoding dephospho-CoA kinase (Dephospho-CoA kinase (CoaE) performs the final step in coenzyme A biosynthesis.) — MTKIIGLTGGIASGKSTVSSLLRAAGFPIVDADLIARQVQQPGSTGLDRLKAAFGAQIIGPDGQLDRPQLGRQVFGDDQARRRLDAIMQPLIRDAIWDAVDSLKRAGAPAVILDVPLLFEQHYDQDCDYVVVVAVDPATELQRLMARNHYSKAAASARIAAQMPLKEKIRRADWVIDNNGSLEETRRQVAQLVEDLRHPR, encoded by the coding sequence ATGACGAAGATAATTGGTTTAACCGGTGGCATTGCCAGTGGCAAGTCGACCGTCAGCAGTCTTTTAAGGGCGGCGGGCTTTCCAATCGTTGATGCCGATCTGATCGCTCGTCAGGTCCAGCAACCGGGGTCGACCGGTCTTGATCGGCTAAAGGCGGCCTTTGGGGCCCAAATCATCGGCCCGGATGGCCAACTGGACCGTCCTCAGCTGGGCCGACAAGTCTTTGGCGACGATCAGGCCCGCCGCCGGCTCGACGCGATCATGCAGCCACTGATCCGCGATGCCATTTGGGATGCGGTGGATAGCCTCAAGCGGGCCGGTGCTCCAGCCGTGATCCTGGACGTGCCCCTGCTCTTTGAACAACACTATGATCAGGACTGCGATTATGTCGTGGTGGTTGCGGTTGATCCGGCAACCGAATTGCAGCGGCTGATGGCCCGTAATCACTATTCCAAGGCGGCCGCTTCGGCTCGAATTGCGGCCCAGATGCCACTGAAAGAGAAAATTCGGCGGGCCGATTGGGTGATTGACAACAACGGCAGCCTGGAAGAAACGCGGCGCCAGGTGGCCCAATTAGTTGAAGACCTGCGGCACCCGCGGTAA
- the nrdR gene encoding transcriptional regulator NrdR, producing the protein MRCPHCHKNGSRVVDSRPSEDGTFIRRRRECIHCGFRFTTFERYEQTPLLVIKKDGTRQEFSRQKILNGIVRSAEKRPVSMERLTKLTDKVEKKVRGLGENEVSSQIIGKFVMNELKDVDEVAYIRFASVYRQFKDVDAFMNELETMVKNDHEKGKQG; encoded by the coding sequence TTGCGATGCCCACACTGTCATAAAAATGGTTCACGCGTCGTTGATAGCCGGCCGAGTGAAGACGGCACCTTTATTCGGCGGCGGCGTGAGTGCATTCACTGCGGCTTTCGCTTCACGACCTTCGAACGTTACGAACAAACGCCACTTCTGGTGATTAAAAAGGATGGGACCCGGCAAGAATTCAGCCGGCAAAAGATCCTGAACGGGATTGTCCGGTCGGCGGAAAAGCGACCGGTGAGCATGGAGCGCCTGACCAAGCTAACCGATAAGGTCGAAAAAAAGGTCCGTGGCCTTGGTGAAAATGAGGTTTCCAGTCAGATCATCGGCAAGTTCGTGATGAACGAGCTCAAGGATGTCGATGAGGTGGCCTACATCCGCTTTGCCAGCGTTTACCGTCAATTTAAGGACGTCGACGCCTTCATGAACGAATTGGAAACGATGGTCAAAAACGACCACGAAAAGGGAAAGCAGGGTTAA
- a CDS encoding DnaD domain protein, with the protein MSNRQGFDPQAGYLVTSAVDFANFNERTFVDFYQPILGPVAFSLFYALRSQMMDRPTLADRRLQSELLVQLNAGQGMVAEGLQRLESSGMLITYHRHDAQGDVYVYELQATLTPTQFVADSLLSVLLLEEIGESRFNQLMRRAQAHRLADADSQLKDVSHHFLDTYRVDQREVVHLPHVIRDAQKQVQPAPAKEPRRVATDFDWPTLLQLLEGQPVIRDDLTAQRQLIEVEHQLYGIDEPEMARLIRLATDLASNHFDAQKFKQVVASRYQRVPGKQATVAQTKAAQSTPAVKGLTDKDRLLLKSTDNYAPVEFLQALKEQTGGYVTAGERNVLTRLVQDGQLPSSVINVLVWYVIADLGNATLKGNFVDAIANDWLRAGVKDGAGALMQLKKFNQAKREGAPKQGTRRTYRQLQVREKMPEWSKQDQKQKTKKASPEAIARARALQRKHSGNR; encoded by the coding sequence GTGAGCAATCGACAAGGCTTTGATCCCCAGGCGGGTTATCTGGTGACGAGCGCGGTTGACTTCGCCAACTTCAACGAGCGAACCTTTGTGGATTTTTACCAGCCGATCTTGGGTCCGGTGGCCTTCAGCCTTTTCTACGCGCTGCGCAGTCAAATGATGGATCGGCCGACCCTGGCAGATCGTCGCCTCCAATCAGAGCTTCTGGTCCAACTTAACGCGGGCCAGGGCATGGTTGCTGAGGGCCTGCAGCGCCTGGAGAGCAGTGGGATGCTGATTACCTACCATCGCCACGATGCCCAGGGCGACGTCTACGTTTACGAATTGCAGGCGACGCTAACGCCCACTCAATTTGTGGCCGATAGCCTTTTAAGTGTCCTGCTCCTGGAAGAGATTGGTGAAAGTCGCTTTAACCAGCTGATGAGGCGGGCCCAGGCACACCGCCTGGCCGATGCCGATTCCCAGTTGAAGGACGTCAGTCACCACTTTTTAGACACCTACCGGGTAGACCAGCGGGAGGTCGTTCACCTTCCTCATGTCATTCGGGATGCTCAAAAGCAGGTGCAACCGGCGCCAGCAAAAGAGCCGCGCAGGGTGGCAACGGACTTTGACTGGCCGACCCTCCTGCAGCTGTTAGAAGGCCAGCCGGTGATTCGAGATGATCTGACCGCCCAGCGTCAACTGATCGAGGTTGAACACCAATTATATGGAATTGACGAACCGGAAATGGCCCGGCTGATTCGCCTTGCAACGGACTTGGCCAGCAACCATTTTGATGCCCAGAAATTTAAGCAGGTGGTTGCCAGCCGCTACCAGCGGGTTCCCGGCAAGCAGGCGACGGTCGCCCAAACGAAAGCGGCTCAATCGACACCTGCTGTCAAGGGCCTCACAGATAAAGACCGCCTGCTGCTCAAGAGTACCGATAACTACGCGCCGGTTGAATTTCTCCAGGCCCTCAAGGAACAGACGGGGGGCTACGTGACGGCGGGCGAGCGCAACGTCTTAACCCGCCTGGTGCAGGACGGTCAGCTGCCGTCGTCGGTCATTAACGTGCTGGTCTGGTACGTCATTGCCGACCTGGGCAACGCCACTCTAAAGGGTAACTTTGTCGACGCCATTGCCAATGACTGGCTACGGGCCGGGGTCAAGGATGGCGCCGGTGCCCTGATGCAGTTGAAAAAGTTCAACCAGGCCAAGCGGGAGGGGGCGCCAAAGCAGGGCACCCGCCGCACCTATCGTCAGCTGCAGGTCCGGGAAAAGATGCCGGAGTGGAGCAAGCAGGATCAAAAGCAGAAGACGAAGAAGGCCTCGCCGGAAGCCATTGCGCGTGCCCGAGCCCTTCAGCGAAAACATTCTGGAAACAGGTGA
- the ytpR gene encoding YtpR family tRNA-binding protein produces MLISSYNPKEMGDILVVITAPDSSEGQTTTVKDGIAQVKSAKDGQLLGYNFMAASTILPELKDENGQVFLNEDQVAKLNAKLTAAGFDQELTADSTPKFVVGYVEELKDHPKSDHLKITQTRISKDQTVQIVCGSPNVKEGIKVVVARPGAMMPDGKIIWPGALMGVESDGMLCGFRELRLKNAPDEKGLWIIPDDWQEVGEPVDFQRADTFFPAK; encoded by the coding sequence ATGTTAATTTCAAGTTACAATCCTAAGGAAATGGGCGACATCCTCGTGGTCATTACCGCACCCGACAGCAGCGAGGGCCAAACGACGACGGTCAAGGATGGAATCGCCCAGGTCAAGAGTGCCAAGGACGGCCAGCTGCTCGGCTACAACTTCATGGCTGCTAGCACCATCCTGCCTGAATTAAAGGACGAAAACGGCCAGGTCTTCTTAAACGAAGATCAGGTGGCGAAGTTAAACGCCAAGCTGACTGCGGCTGGCTTTGACCAGGAGCTGACCGCCGATTCGACGCCAAAATTCGTGGTGGGCTACGTGGAAGAATTAAAGGACCACCCCAAGTCTGACCACCTGAAGATCACCCAGACCCGGATCAGCAAGGACCAAACCGTGCAGATCGTCTGTGGCTCGCCGAACGTCAAGGAAGGCATCAAGGTCGTCGTTGCCCGGCCCGGTGCCATGATGCCCGACGGCAAGATCATTTGGCCCGGTGCACTGATGGGGGTTGAAAGTGACGGGATGCTCTGCGGCTTCCGCGAACTGCGCTTGAAGAACGCCCCGGACGAAAAAGGCCTCTGGATTATCCCAGACGACTGGCAGGAAGTCGGCGAACCGGTTGACTTTCAGCGGGCTGATACCTTCTTCCCGGCAAAATAG
- a CDS encoding Bax inhibitor-1/YccA family protein, which translates to MNNYSGEPGRRVVTDASGLNRFLTRMYGNMALAVLVSALSAYLTMTVFASQVLGFFGAHPAMVWIILLLPIALSMGISFSATRNPAGGFVMLMLISIIYGVEFALIAGVYTGTNIAAAFVSSASVFVTMAIYGTVTKRDLTTFGSHAMAALIALMIAWIINMFLQSPAITYIFSFIAVIIFVVLTAWDAQKMKQIYINYSDQNSMTGLAIVGALQLYLDFVNLFISFLQIFGMSDRN; encoded by the coding sequence ATGAATAACTATTCAGGCGAACCGGGACGCCGGGTTGTTACCGATGCCTCGGGGCTGAATCGTTTCTTAACCCGGATGTACGGTAATATGGCCCTGGCCGTCCTAGTTTCCGCTTTAAGCGCCTACCTGACCATGACGGTCTTTGCCAGCCAGGTATTGGGCTTCTTTGGGGCCCACCCGGCAATGGTTTGGATTATCTTGCTCTTGCCGATTGCCCTGTCGATGGGGATCAGCTTTAGCGCTACCCGCAACCCGGCCGGGGGCTTCGTGATGCTGATGCTGATTTCGATAATCTACGGGGTTGAATTCGCCCTGATCGCCGGTGTTTATACCGGGACGAACATCGCGGCGGCCTTCGTTTCTTCGGCATCGGTCTTTGTGACGATGGCGATCTACGGGACGGTCACCAAGCGTGATCTGACGACCTTTGGATCCCACGCAATGGCGGCCCTAATAGCACTGATGATTGCCTGGATCATTAACATGTTCCTGCAGAGTCCGGCGATCACCTACATCTTCTCCTTCATCGCGGTCATCATCTTCGTTGTTCTGACCGCTTGGGATGCCCAGAAGATGAAGCAGATCTACATCAATTACAGTGACCAGAACTCGATGACGGGTCTGGCGATCGTGGGGGCCCTGCAGCTCTACCTCGATTTCGTCAACCTCTTCATCTCGTTCCTGCAGATTTTCGGCATGAGCGACCGCAACTAA
- the murC gene encoding UDP-N-acetylmuramate--L-alanine ligase, producing MEKKTYYFVGIKGTGMASLARILHDKGNVVLGSDIEKETFTQGPLLKAGIKILPFDSANIKPGMTIIQGNAFGDDQPEIKRAHELGLTIMSYPEAVEHEVASHTSIGIAGAHGKTSTTALLAHVLDAVEPTSYLIGDGVGKGDAKDRFFVFEADEYRDHFLAYHPDYAIMTNIDFDHPDYFKDIDDVRQSFETYGKQVKKAIFAWGDDENLHKLNVDVPIYYYGTGDQDDFRAENIQRTPAGSTYDAYFRDQKLGTFTIHLYGEHSVLNSLAVLAVAYMEHIDMADIKRELANFTGVKRRFSETDVADDKLIDDYAHHPSEIKATIDAARQKYPDKQIIAVFQPHTYSRLAAYIDGFATSLSRADKVYVTPIFGSIRENKGNISSADLEAKIPHSEGIDMDSMDKLAQYHDAVFIFMGAGDIEKYEDKYKEIVNK from the coding sequence ATGGAGAAGAAGACATACTATTTCGTCGGCATCAAGGGAACCGGGATGGCCTCCCTTGCACGGATTTTGCATGATAAGGGCAACGTTGTTTTGGGGTCGGACATTGAAAAGGAAACCTTTACCCAGGGGCCGCTGCTGAAGGCGGGGATTAAGATCCTGCCGTTTGATTCCGCCAACATTAAGCCGGGGATGACGATCATTCAAGGGAACGCCTTTGGTGACGACCAGCCAGAAATCAAGCGCGCTCACGAGCTGGGCCTGACAATCATGTCCTATCCGGAAGCGGTTGAGCACGAGGTTGCCAGTCACACCAGCATCGGGATTGCCGGTGCTCATGGTAAGACTAGTACGACCGCCCTGCTGGCCCATGTCCTGGACGCCGTGGAACCGACCAGCTACCTGATCGGTGACGGGGTTGGCAAGGGTGATGCCAAGGACCGCTTCTTCGTCTTCGAGGCCGATGAATACCGGGATCACTTCCTGGCCTACCACCCGGACTACGCCATCATGACCAACATCGATTTCGATCACCCGGACTACTTCAAGGATATTGACGACGTTCGCCAGTCATTTGAAACCTACGGCAAGCAGGTCAAGAAGGCTATCTTTGCCTGGGGTGACGACGAGAACCTGCACAAGCTCAACGTTGACGTGCCGATCTACTACTACGGGACCGGCGACCAGGACGACTTCCGGGCCGAAAACATCCAGCGGACGCCAGCGGGTTCGACCTATGACGCCTACTTCCGGGACCAAAAGCTGGGAACCTTTACCATCCACCTCTATGGTGAGCACAGCGTCTTAAACAGTCTGGCGGTCCTGGCCGTGGCCTACATGGAGCACATCGACATGGCCGACATCAAGCGCGAGCTGGCCAACTTCACCGGTGTCAAGCGGCGCTTCAGTGAAACCGACGTGGCCGATGACAAGCTGATCGACGACTACGCCCACCACCCGAGCGAAATCAAGGCCACGATCGATGCTGCCCGGCAGAAGTACCCGGACAAGCAGATCATCGCCGTCTTCCAGCCGCACACCTACTCCCGGCTGGCAGCCTACATCGATGGCTTTGCCACTTCCCTGAGCCGGGCCGACAAGGTCTACGTGACCCCAATCTTTGGTTCCATCCGGGAAAACAAGGGGAACATTTCCAGCGCGGACCTCGAAGCCAAGATTCCGCACAGTGAGGGAATTGATATGGACTCGATGGACAAGCTGGCCCAGTACCACGACGCTGTCTTCATCTTCATGGGTGCCGGTGACATCGAGAAGTACGAAGATAAGTATAAAGAAATTGTTAATAAGTAA
- the mutM gene encoding DNA-formamidopyrimidine glycosylase — MPELPEVETVRRGLLKIAKGRKINAIDVYYGKTITNDVEEFRQALIGQTIEDIDRRGKYLLFRFSNQLTMVSHLRMEGQYFSQPVGAPIDKHTHVVFQFTDGTELCYHDTRKFGRMTLVKTGQEMTVGGLKTIGPEPTPEDFKLDFFRTELKKSRGKIKPFLLNQHHVAGLGNIYVDEVLWMSKINPEQPANTLTENEIRSLHDNIIKELAMAIRYKGTTVHTFVDAMGDAGGFQDRLNAYGRGGERCPRCGTKMVKIKVAQRGTTFCPHCQPLRED, encoded by the coding sequence TTGCCAGAATTACCAGAAGTAGAGACGGTTCGCCGCGGTCTGCTCAAGATCGCCAAGGGCCGCAAGATTAACGCGATTGATGTTTATTACGGGAAAACGATCACCAACGACGTCGAGGAGTTTCGCCAGGCCCTGATCGGTCAAACGATTGAGGACATCGACCGACGGGGCAAGTACCTCCTCTTTCGCTTTAGCAACCAGCTGACGATGGTCTCCCACCTGCGAATGGAAGGGCAGTACTTCAGTCAGCCAGTGGGGGCGCCGATCGATAAACATACCCACGTTGTTTTCCAATTTACCGACGGGACGGAGCTGTGCTACCACGACACTCGCAAGTTTGGCCGGATGACCCTGGTCAAAACCGGCCAGGAGATGACGGTCGGCGGCCTCAAGACGATTGGGCCAGAACCGACCCCGGAAGACTTTAAACTCGACTTCTTCAGGACCGAACTCAAAAAGAGCCGGGGCAAGATCAAACCCTTCCTGCTCAACCAGCATCATGTGGCAGGCCTGGGCAACATCTACGTTGACGAGGTGCTTTGGATGAGCAAGATTAATCCGGAGCAGCCGGCCAATACCCTGACCGAGAACGAGATCCGATCCCTCCATGACAACATCATCAAGGAACTGGCGATGGCAATCAGGTATAAGGGGACGACGGTGCACACCTTCGTCGACGCGATGGGGGATGCCGGTGGCTTTCAGGACCGGCTGAACGCCTATGGCCGCGGCGGTGAACGCTGTCCCCGGTGCGGCACCAAGATGGTTAAGATTAAGGTAGCCCAGCGGGGAACGACCTTCTGTCCCCACTGCCAGCCGCTACGGGAGGATTAA
- a CDS encoding thioredoxin family protein, which produces MEELPVMKEEQLQEKIQKGKYVLYFSADWCPDCHFIAPAMPEIEQDFSDYTFIHVDRDQNIDLAAELNIFGIPSFVVYEDGKEIGRLVNKDRKTKQQVEDFLSNLK; this is translated from the coding sequence ATGGAAGAGTTACCAGTAATGAAGGAAGAGCAGCTGCAGGAAAAAATTCAGAAGGGCAAGTACGTGCTCTACTTTAGTGCCGACTGGTGCCCGGACTGCCACTTCATCGCACCGGCAATGCCCGAGATCGAGCAGGACTTTAGCGATTACACCTTTATCCACGTCGACCGTGACCAAAACATTGACCTGGCCGCGGAACTCAACATCTTCGGGATCCCGAGCTTTGTGGTCTATGAAGATGGCAAGGAAATCGGTCGCCTGGTGAACAAGGATCGCAAGACCAAGCAACAAGTGGAAGACTTTTTAAGCAATTTGAAGTAA
- the dnaI gene encoding primosomal protein DnaI, whose amino-acid sequence MESLNKTIQKMMQGRNVAANMDQIMKQVYADPEVRAFLNQHRDRLSAESIRRGRSKLYEFFHEKQLIKEGKATVAPGYSPQLQLDGGQIDVTYVPTQQLIERRHQEHLRQLVNSINMPKFIRQATFDNYYLDDQNATTGRVAAYSAAVEFVKSYSPDRFQPGLYLTGSFGVGKTYLLAATANALAQRDVATTMVHFPSFAVELKNSIRNNNAGEKIDAVKRSPVLMLDDIGADAMSTWVRDDVLGVILEYRMQEELPTFFSSNFSMAELEKQHLAINSQGVVEPVKAARIMERIEFLSREIQMNGENLRKKG is encoded by the coding sequence TTGGAATCACTAAATAAAACCATTCAGAAAATGATGCAGGGACGCAACGTTGCCGCCAACATGGACCAGATCATGAAGCAGGTTTATGCCGATCCCGAGGTCCGGGCGTTCTTGAACCAGCACCGTGACCGGCTGAGCGCCGAGAGTATTCGGCGGGGTCGCTCAAAGCTTTATGAATTTTTCCACGAAAAGCAGCTGATCAAGGAAGGCAAGGCTACGGTGGCCCCCGGCTACTCTCCCCAGCTGCAGCTCGATGGTGGCCAGATCGATGTCACCTATGTTCCGACCCAGCAGCTGATTGAACGCCGCCACCAAGAGCACCTGCGGCAATTGGTCAATTCGATCAATATGCCAAAGTTCATCCGGCAGGCGACCTTTGACAACTACTACTTAGACGATCAAAATGCCACTACGGGTCGGGTGGCAGCCTACAGTGCCGCCGTGGAATTCGTGAAAAGCTATTCGCCGGACCGCTTCCAGCCGGGATTGTACCTGACCGGGAGCTTTGGGGTCGGGAAGACCTACCTGTTGGCGGCGACGGCCAATGCACTGGCCCAGCGGGATGTTGCCACGACGATGGTGCATTTCCCCAGCTTTGCGGTTGAGCTGAAAAACTCCATTCGCAACAACAATGCTGGCGAAAAGATCGATGCGGTTAAACGTTCGCCCGTCTTGATGCTGGACGACATCGGTGCGGATGCCATGTCGACCTGGGTGCGTGACGATGTTCTGGGCGTCATCCTGGAGTACCGGATGCAAGAGGAACTGCCAACCTTCTTCAGTTCTAACTTTTCGATGGCTGAATTGGAGAAACAGCACCTGGCGATCAATAGCCAGGGGGTCGTGGAACCGGTCAAGGCGGCCCGAATCATGGAGCGGATTGAGTTCTTATCCCGGGAAATCCAGATGAACGGTGAAAATCTGCGGAAAAAGGGATAA
- the polA gene encoding DNA polymerase I, whose translation MTKQLLLIDGNSIVFRAFFAMHSQIDKFTNKDGLHTAAIYGFKLMLDHVLAEFQPDAALVAFDAGKVTFRTKMYKDYKGGRNKTPGELTEQLPYVRQLVKASGLHSYELPNYEADDIIGTLAKQGDEAGYQTLIVTGDRDLTQLASDHTTVAVTHKGVTETEHYTPAHVQEKLGITPRQIIDMKALMGDSSDNYPGVTKIGEKTAIKLVKQFGTVENLYDHIDDLKKSKMKEHLIEDEQIAREDKTLATILQDAPLEIGLDDIKYQGPQTEELIDFYQRMDFKSFLQKMNVTPEDEEEQLAPIDYQELTADKLDLVGSLKMPLSFYLEMPDANYHLSPFAGFVIGDGTTWLTSRDAELLKQPALKDLLEDPQVKKDVFNAKGQIVGLHRLGIALRGVDFDLLLASYLLNTNDNSNDLGKLAAEHDYHNVQSDEEVYGKGAKRAIPDDDQLFFAHLANKARAIAELKQPLFDQLKDNQQLPLYTDIELPLTRVLAKMEITGVHVDAQTLKDMGSKLKERLAEIESQIYQEAGEKFNINSTKQLGHILFEKLKLPVIKKTKTGYSTAVDVLEKLADRAPIVAQILEYRQIAKLQSTYITGLLKVIHSTDQKIHTRYLQTLTQTGRLSSVDPNLQNIPVRLPEGRQIRRAFVPSQPGWQIFSSDYSQVELRVLAHITGDKNLQEDFKNGEDIHASTARRIFHLAPDAEIDHNMRRRAKAVNFGIVYGISDYGLAQRIHVSRAQAHEFIQNYFHEFPGVKDYINNTIEYAREHGYVETITHRRRYLPDINAKSFSRRSFAERTAMNTPIQGSAADIIKIAMIHMEDELEKRGLQAKMLLQIHDELVFEAPKEEIPVLQKLVPSVMDSAVKLDVPLKVDSKFGDTWYDLKK comes from the coding sequence ATGACGAAACAATTACTATTGATTGACGGTAACAGCATTGTTTTCCGGGCGTTCTTTGCCATGCACAGCCAGATTGACAAGTTTACCAACAAGGACGGCCTCCACACCGCGGCCATCTATGGCTTTAAGCTAATGCTGGATCACGTGCTGGCCGAGTTTCAGCCGGATGCGGCCCTGGTGGCCTTCGATGCCGGCAAGGTGACCTTCCGGACGAAGATGTACAAGGATTACAAGGGTGGACGGAACAAGACGCCGGGCGAGCTGACCGAACAGCTGCCCTATGTTCGCCAACTGGTTAAGGCATCCGGCCTGCACAGCTATGAGCTGCCAAACTACGAGGCCGATGACATCATCGGAACCCTGGCCAAGCAGGGGGATGAAGCCGGCTACCAGACCCTGATTGTGACCGGGGACCGGGACTTGACCCAGCTGGCCAGTGACCACACCACGGTGGCCGTGACTCACAAGGGCGTGACCGAGACCGAGCACTACACGCCGGCTCACGTCCAGGAAAAGCTGGGGATCACGCCGCGCCAGATCATCGACATGAAGGCTCTGATGGGAGATAGCTCGGATAACTATCCGGGGGTTACCAAGATTGGGGAAAAGACGGCGATCAAGCTGGTCAAGCAGTTCGGCACGGTTGAAAATCTCTACGACCACATTGACGATCTCAAGAAGTCCAAGATGAAGGAGCACCTGATTGAGGATGAGCAGATCGCCAGGGAGGACAAGACCCTGGCGACGATCCTGCAGGACGCCCCGCTAGAGATTGGCCTGGACGACATTAAGTATCAGGGCCCCCAGACCGAGGAATTGATTGACTTCTACCAGCGGATGGATTTCAAGTCCTTCCTGCAAAAGATGAATGTTACTCCAGAGGATGAGGAAGAGCAGCTCGCGCCGATTGACTACCAGGAGCTGACGGCCGATAAGCTGGACCTGGTGGGCTCGCTCAAAATGCCGCTGAGCTTCTACCTGGAGATGCCGGATGCCAATTATCACCTCTCACCGTTTGCCGGTTTCGTGATCGGCGACGGGACCACCTGGCTGACGAGTCGGGATGCGGAATTGCTGAAGCAACCGGCACTGAAGGACTTGTTGGAGGATCCTCAGGTCAAAAAGGACGTCTTCAATGCCAAAGGGCAGATTGTCGGCCTGCACCGGCTGGGGATCGCACTTCGGGGCGTGGACTTTGATCTCCTGCTGGCCTCCTACCTGTTGAACACCAATGACAACAGTAACGACCTCGGCAAGCTGGCCGCCGAACATGATTATCACAATGTTCAGTCCGACGAGGAAGTTTACGGCAAGGGGGCCAAGCGGGCGATCCCAGACGACGACCAACTCTTCTTTGCCCACCTTGCCAACAAGGCCCGGGCAATTGCCGAACTAAAACAACCGCTCTTTGACCAGCTGAAGGATAATCAGCAGCTGCCCCTCTATACCGACATTGAGTTGCCGCTGACCCGGGTTTTGGCCAAGATGGAGATTACCGGGGTGCACGTTGACGCCCAGACCCTGAAAGACATGGGGAGCAAGCTGAAGGAACGGCTAGCCGAGATTGAGAGCCAGATCTACCAGGAGGCTGGCGAGAAATTCAACATCAACTCCACCAAGCAGCTTGGTCATATCCTCTTTGAAAAGCTAAAGCTGCCGGTCATCAAGAAGACTAAGACCGGTTACTCGACGGCCGTGGACGTGCTGGAGAAGTTGGCTGATCGGGCGCCAATCGTGGCCCAGATCCTGGAGTATCGCCAGATTGCCAAGCTCCAGTCGACCTACATCACCGGGCTCTTGAAGGTCATTCACTCGACCGACCAGAAGATTCACACCCGCTACCTGCAGACACTGACCCAGACCGGTCGGCTTTCGTCCGTGGACCCGAACCTGCAGAATATCCCGGTCCGCTTGCCCGAGGGTCGGCAGATTCGGCGGGCCTTTGTGCCGAGTCAACCGGGCTGGCAGATCTTCTCCTCCGATTATTCGCAGGTGGAATTACGGGTATTGGCCCACATTACCGGGGACAAGAACCTCCAAGAGGATTTCAAGAACGGTGAAGACATTCACGCCAGCACGGCTCGGCGGATCTTCCACCTCGCCCCGGATGCCGAAATCGACCACAACATGCGGCGGCGGGCTAAGGCGGTCAATTTCGGGATCGTCTACGGGATCAGTGATTACGGTCTCGCCCAGCGGATCCACGTCAGCCGGGCCCAGGCCCACGAGTTTATCCAGAACTACTTCCACGAGTTCCCGGGCGTCAAGGACTACATCAACAACACGATTGAATACGCCAGGGAACACGGCTACGTTGAAACGATCACCCACCGGCGGCGTTACCTGCCGGACATCAACGCCAAGAGCTTCAGTCGGCGGTCCTTTGCCGAGCGGACGGCGATGAACACGCCGATCCAGGGGAGCGCGGCCGACATCATCAAGATTGCGATGATTCACATGGAAGATGAGCTGGAGAAGCGCGGCTTGCAGGCAAAGATGCTGCTGCAGATCCACGACGAACTGGTCTTTGAGGCCCCAAAGGAGGAGATTCCGGTACTGCAGAAACTGGTCCCGAGCGTCATGGATTCGGCGGTCAAGCTGGATGTGCCGCTCAAGGTGGACAGTAAGTTCGGCGATACCTGGTACGATCTTAAAAAGTAA